One region of Limnospira fusiformis SAG 85.79 genomic DNA includes:
- a CDS encoding NAD(+) kinase — MPKVGILYNDAKAAACRSAIELKDKLTNLGWDVFVATGMGGILGYSNPDRPLCHTAIEGLAPPEFDRDMSLAIVLGGDGTVLSASRQLAPQGIPMLAVNTGHMGFLTETYLNQFPQALEAVLAGEYLVEERTMLLVRVFHQESLLWEALCLNEMVLHREPMTCMCHFEIEIGRHVPVDIAADGVIISTPTGSTAYCLSAGGAVVTPGVGVLQLLPICPHSLASRALVYADREVVTIYPASPNQLVMVVDGNGGCYVLPEYHVRVERSPFPARFIRLKPPEFFQILREKLGWGLPHIAKPTSVELP, encoded by the coding sequence TTATAACGATGCTAAGGCTGCTGCTTGTCGCAGTGCCATTGAATTAAAGGACAAGTTAACCAACCTGGGTTGGGATGTTTTTGTGGCGACAGGAATGGGGGGGATTTTGGGTTATTCTAATCCCGATCGCCCTCTGTGTCATACTGCGATCGAGGGGTTAGCGCCGCCAGAGTTCGATCGCGATATGAGCCTTGCTATTGTCCTAGGGGGAGATGGCACTGTTCTTTCTGCGTCCCGACAATTAGCGCCCCAGGGTATCCCCATGTTAGCGGTAAATACAGGCCACATGGGATTTCTGACGGAAACTTATCTAAATCAGTTCCCCCAAGCCTTAGAAGCGGTTTTGGCAGGGGAATATTTGGTTGAAGAACGGACAATGCTATTGGTGCGGGTATTTCACCAGGAAAGTTTGCTCTGGGAGGCTCTCTGTTTAAATGAAATGGTGCTACACCGGGAACCGATGACCTGTATGTGCCATTTTGAAATAGAAATCGGTCGCCATGTTCCGGTTGATATTGCTGCTGATGGGGTGATTATTTCTACCCCGACTGGCTCTACGGCTTATTGTCTGTCGGCGGGGGGAGCAGTAGTTACGCCAGGGGTGGGAGTTCTGCAATTGTTGCCAATTTGTCCCCATTCTCTGGCTTCGCGGGCTTTGGTTTATGCAGACCGGGAAGTGGTGACTATTTACCCGGCTAGTCCTAATCAATTGGTGATGGTGGTTGATGGCAATGGCGGATGTTATGTTCTACCAGAATATCACGTCCGAGTTGAGCGATCGCCTTTTCCGGCTCGTTTTATTCGTCTGAAACCACCGGAATTTTTCCAAATTTTGCGAGAAAAACTAGGCTGGGGACTCCCTCATATTGCTAAACCTACTTCTGTGGAACTACCTTGA
- the nblR gene encoding response regulator transcription factor NblR: MNAIALDSRASILIIESDQLLAENISNDLHESGYFPVVAHNTAMGLHQVTELQPALIVIELMLGGESGLSLCRHLREMGCTAPILIFMARDTVDDRVACLESGADDYFLKPYRCEEFLDLVKLYLKSEDNHSDMLRFADLVLDLATRRAIRNHRAIDLTMKEFDLLKYLMEHPREVLTREQILENVWGYDFLGESNVIEVYIRYLRLKIEEEGEKRLIQTVRGVGYVLRDA, translated from the coding sequence ATGAATGCGATCGCCCTAGATTCCCGTGCCTCCATATTGATTATTGAAAGTGATCAACTGTTGGCGGAAAATATCAGTAATGACTTGCACGAGTCCGGCTACTTTCCGGTAGTGGCTCACAATACCGCCATGGGTTTACATCAGGTAACGGAACTGCAACCAGCTTTGATTGTCATAGAATTGATGCTGGGGGGAGAGTCGGGATTGTCTCTGTGTCGCCATCTCCGGGAAATGGGCTGCACTGCGCCTATATTAATCTTTATGGCTCGTGATACCGTTGATGACCGGGTGGCTTGTTTGGAATCAGGCGCTGATGATTATTTTCTCAAACCCTATCGCTGTGAAGAGTTCCTCGATTTGGTGAAGCTATATCTCAAATCGGAAGATAATCACTCCGATATGTTGCGGTTTGCGGATTTGGTCTTAGATTTGGCGACCAGACGCGCTATTCGTAACCATCGGGCGATCGATTTAACCATGAAGGAATTTGATTTGCTCAAATATTTAATGGAGCATCCTCGGGAAGTTTTGACTCGTGAACAGATCCTGGAAAATGTCTGGGGATATGATTTTTTGGGAGAGTCTAATGTGATTGAGGTTTATATTCGCTATTTGCGACTAAAAATTGAGGAGGAAGGGGAAAAACGATTGATTCAGACTGTCAGAGGTGTAGGATATGTTTTGCGAGATGCCTAG
- a CDS encoding DUF192 domain-containing protein, with amino-acid sequence MDWRRLGLSCVTITWFLVGCDTPMVSVPPNQLEQDMVPVFSQGQMLPITAKAMIGDREIQLEVARTPEQQTLGLMFRTFLPDNRGMLFVFARPEFAQFWMKNCKIPLDMIFMRDGVVRYIQVNALPCEAEPCPTYGPTNVMVDKVIELRGGLTEELGLQLGDRISVRFLKSP; translated from the coding sequence ATGGATTGGCGGCGATTGGGATTAAGTTGTGTGACTATTACCTGGTTTTTGGTAGGCTGTGATACGCCAATGGTGTCTGTTCCTCCTAATCAGTTGGAACAGGATATGGTGCCAGTTTTTAGTCAGGGTCAGATGCTACCGATTACGGCTAAAGCTATGATTGGCGATCGCGAAATTCAGCTCGAAGTGGCGAGAACTCCTGAACAACAGACTTTGGGGTTGATGTTTCGGACTTTCCTCCCCGACAATCGCGGTATGTTATTTGTCTTCGCGCGCCCTGAGTTTGCACAGTTTTGGATGAAAAACTGTAAGATTCCTTTGGATATGATTTTTATGCGTGATGGGGTGGTTCGTTATATTCAGGTTAATGCTCTCCCCTGCGAGGCTGAACCTTGTCCGACCTATGGACCTACTAATGTGATGGTGGACAAGGTGATTGAGTTGCGAGGGGGACTAACTGAGGAATTGGGGCTACAATTGGGCGATCGCATCTCCGTTCGCTTTCTCAAATCTCCATAA